The genome window TAAAACGATTGAACTCGTCCCGATGAATCGGGACTCAGACAGCAATCGTTTCTGACGGCCTTCCGTTTCTCACGTCGTCGGCTGGCCGATGTCGGCAAATTAAAACACAATACTTTTTTATTCGCGGGAGGAAAGTTGGCATCGGCGAGCGGTGTGGGCGGCAAGGATCGCAGCTTTCAGATATTTTGTGAATCAAGAAGGGCTTTCTGTCATCTCAACGCCCTGCGCATCAAAATATCTGGTAAGCGGGATGGGGGCGATCGTGCGTTTCGATGCCAACAATTTTTGGTGACTTTTTCAAAAAGTCACTATAAAACAAACAACAAAATTCTAACTTAGTTCGACCCCGTCAGGGTCGCAATACCGCTAAATTCTTTATACTTCCTTTACCCCGGGTTTTGTAAATCCGGCAAACGACGGAGACACCCGGGGCTACTCATGGTTGGACTCCTCCCGGAGTCCCTGGATCTACGCTCACGAGTGCGCCGGGCGGCCGATGTCGGAAAAGACAGAAAAACAAATACAATGCTTTTTGATTTGCGGGTGGGTATGTTTTTTCCTGGACCCCAAAACCGTATCAACCCTGAAGTGCCACCACATTCAGCACCTGCCCAACCATCGTCACTGTGGTTCCGTAACCACGTCCTAAAACGCGAAAGTCCGGCCAGAAGCCGGACTTTCGGTATGGGGAAGTCTCACCCACTTACAAGAAACCGTATAAACAGGCAGGCCGTGCAGCCCTTCCTGTCAAAATCCGTTCGCGAAGGTGACCAGACTGCAAATCTGCCTGAGTAATCGCTCATCCATCAGGAATGGGTGGATTCCGCAGGAACGGACCGCAGAAGGCTTTCAGGGTTCCTCACCGGCTTCTTCTCCAGCGCCAGATCGAGAACATCCATCATCTTTTTCACGAAGTGGATCTTCAGTCCGGAAAGCGCCTCTTTCGACAGATCCTTCACATCCTTCCTATTCCGTTCGGGAAGGATGATTTCGGTGATCCCGGCCCGCTTGGCTGCGAGCACCTTTTCCTTGATTCCGCCCACCGGTAACACCAGTCCGCGCAAGGTGATTTCACCCGTCATACTTAATCCGGACCGTATTTTCCGCTGAGTGAAAATGGACGTAATGGCACTCAGCATGGCCACACCAGCCGAAGGTCCGTCTTTCGGAATGGCACCCGCCGGCACGTGAATATGCAGATCCAGTTCGGTGAAAAACCGGGGATTCAGATTCAGGTCGGCTGCATGGGCTTTCACAAACGTCATGGCAGCCTGTACCGATTCCTTCATCACATCGCCTAACTGTCCGGTCAGTGTGAGTTTACCCGATCCGGCCATGACATTGGCTTCGATAAAAAGGATGTCACCACCAACCGGTGTCCAGGCCATTCCGGTGGCAACGCCCGGCATGGTGGTTTGCTCGGCCACATCGCTGAAAAACTTTTCGGGTCCGAGAATCGATTCCAGATGGTCGGGACGGATGTCTTTCTTCGACCGCTTTCCGGTGGCCTTGTCCTTGGCCACATGCCGGCAAACGGCTCCGATCTGCCGTTCCAGACTGCGAACGCCTGCTTCACGGGTATATGACTCGATCAGTTTCCGCAGGGTATCATCGCCGATGGTTACATCGCCCTCCTTCAATCCATGTTCCTTCACCTGACGCGGGATGAGGTACTGACGGGCGATCTGCAATTTGTCGGGCTCGGTGTAGCTTGAGAGTTCAATAATTTCCATCCGGTCGCGCAACGGTCCGGGAATGGTATCGAGTGAATTGGCCGTCGCAATAAAAATCACTTTGCTCAGGTCATATGGCACTTCAAGATAGTGATCACTGAAGGAGTGATTCTGTTCCGGATCGAGCACCTCGAGCAACGCCGACGAGGGATCACCCCGGAAATCCATTCCCAGTTTATCCACTTCATCGAGCATAAACACGGGATTGGAGGATTTTGCCTTTTTCATGCCCTGAATAATCCGGCCCGGAAGGGCACCCACATAGGTCCGGCGGTGACCGCGAATCTCGGCTTCATCACGTACTCCACCGAGTGATATCCGAACAAAATGCCGGCCCAAAGCACGGGCAATCGACTGGCCGAGGGAGGTTTTTCCCACGCCGGGAGGTCCATAGAAGCACAAAATCGGACCCTTCATGTCCTTCTTCAGTTTCAGGACCGCCAGATATTCCAGAATCCGCTTCTTTACTTTTTCCAGATCGTAATGATCATCATTCAGAATTTTTTCGGCCTTTTTCAGGTCGAGCACATCGGCGGTATAATCATCCCAGGGCAGATCAAGCAACCAATCTATGTAATTGCGGGTCACGCCGTAATCGGCTGCAGCCGGATTCTGCCGGGCCAGTTTCCTGATTTCGTGATCGAACACTTCCTGTATTTCAGCCGGCCATTTTTTCTCGCGGGCACGACGTTTCAATTCATCAATATCAGCATCGGCATTGTCACCCTCTCCCAGTTCCTGCTGAATGGCCTTTAATTGCTGACGCAGATAAAATTCACGCTGGGTTTTCTCCATGTCTGTTTTCACCTTCTGGTGAATTTCAGAGCTGAGTTCCAGTGTGGAAAGTTCAAGCTGAATCTGAACCATGATTTTCTCGGCCAGATCGCGAACCTTTCCGGTTTCGAGCAATTCCTGTTTCAGATTCTGGGTGGCTGGCAGATTCGATGCAATGAAGTACAACAGCGGTTTCAGAGAATCGATGTTCTCAATGGCAATCTTTACTTCATTGGGAATATTCGGATTCAGATCTACCAGTTGATTGGCCAGGTTTTTCAGGGTCAGAATCAGCGCATCGGCCTCAGCCACCGGCACCATTTCTTCTTCGAGCAGGTTCACATCCGCCCGGAAGAAAGGCTCGGTATCGGTGTAATTCTGAATCTGAAAACGGTCATGTCCCTGAATGACCACCGACTGGGAGCCATCGGGCAGTTTTAACAATTTCATCACATGAACCACGGTGCCGACCCGGTACAGGTCATTGGTGTCGGGTTCTTCGATTTTTGCATCTTTCTGGGCGACGACTCCCAGTGTCTTGTCTTTTTTAAGTATGTCTTCGATGAGTCGCTGAGACTTGCTGCGGCCGATGGTGATGGGAATAATCACTCCCGGAAAAATCACCGTGTTGCGCAGCGGCAGAATCGGCAGGGACCGTGAGGACGGATTGTGCTGATCTTCCATGCAGTGTTCCTTTATTCAGGTTGCCGGACCGGGCCGGAAGGGACTTTCCCCACTGGTCTGAGCCGGTGGCGCCAATCTCAGCAAAATCCTTACCAAAAATTTTCCGACCGCTTTCGGCAGATCGTGTGACAAAAGGACAGGATAGCGTTTCGGTCCGGCCAGAGGGCCCTTACCAACTCCCTTTCCGCTTAAAATGAGAAAACCGGGACCTTTTACAAAGCCCCGGTTTCACAATCCGATCAGACCAGCAATCGGTCTCTCAGGAAACCACTTTCAGGTTAAAAGCACCGTTTTGAGTGGCCATCCAGATACGCAGCCAAACCGGCAGAATGGCCTCGGTTCCCCGGGAAGAAGAGATATCACCCAGATCGAGGATCGAGGCAGATGACCATCCGAATTCTGCAAGGAGTTTTTTCACCGTTTCCTTGGCTTCTGCCGAATTGCCACAAATAAAATTGGTGTGATTGCCACCCCCGATCATGGCCGGATTGACCATCAGACCACACCACATGGTGTTCAGGGTTTTGACAACGTGACTTTTCGGAAAGGTCTTCTGCAACTCTTCACCCAGTGACCAGGTGTTCGACAGGGCAGGAACCAGAGAAGGGGGCATCCCCTTGCTGAAATCGAGCGGATTGGAGACATCCATAATCACCTTGCCCTCAATAGCCGGACCGGCAGACTGCAACGCCTGCACCGACACGGCTCCCAAGGTGGCATTGATAATCAGTTCACCGAAGGCCGCTGCCTCGGCAAACGTTCCGACTTTCACCTCTTTGTTGGATTGAATCCAGACCGAGAAAGGCGGATTTCCATATCCATCCTTTTCCTGACGGGCCAGGGTTTCACTGACCGATCTTGTTCCGATCATGACGGAGTGACCCAGTGATTTCAGGCGGGTGGCGAAGGTTTGACCAACCGTTCCGGTTCCGAAAATGGCGATGTTCATAGACTTGCTCCTTTGTTTTGTGTCTGATACAAAGGTCCGGCAATTCCCGTTGCCTCTGATAGGACAAAAGTGGGTTTAACTGGTCATTTCTTAAACTGGCTGCGATATTCCAGCGGAGTGAGTCCGGTATGTTTCTTGAAAAACTTGCCAAAATGAGCCGGATCGGAAAAGTTCAGCCTCCAGGCAATTTCAGCCATGTCATACGGAGTAAACCGGATAAGGGATTGTGCTTCCTTAAGCACCCGTTCGGCAATGACCGACAGGGCTCTTTTACCCGAGGCATCCTTCACCGCCTGTGACAGATGATTGGGCGTGACCGCCAGCAGACTGGCATACTCTTCAACCGTCCGCTTTTCGAGGTAATAATGATCCACCAGCCGGATGTACTTCTGCAGCAGCAGCCGTTGCGGGGTCGAAAAGCCCTGTTCCCAATCTGACATGGCTTTGACGGCTTCCTTTAACTGAACCAGGGACAGCAGAATGGCAAGGGCCGTTTTCATCTGCGTCTGAGTGGAGGGGTGATCTGTCTGACTGAAAACCAACTCGAACCAGGGCCTGAGTTCCTGGTAACGTGCCTGACTGATCCGGAAAAAATTGGTATGACGGATGTCAAAAAAGGGAAACTCCTCATCCAGGTCAGGTTTATAAAAAGAAAACAGCTCCCGTTTGAAATAGATCAGAAATCCCTCGGCCGAGGAATCCCGGTAAAAACTGTAAATATGACCCGGCGCCTGAAAAACCAGAAAGGAATCCAGCCGGGTAACATCGGTGGAATCATACGTGATCCGGGTGGAACCGGCATTGGTAACCAGGCCCATGAAGTAAAATCCCTTGCGGAAAGGGGCCATGTAATTGTTCATACCGGTGTCATCCGGACGCACCCGCAGACAGTACACCAGCGGATCCGCCGTCCGGTAGGGGGAAGGGATGGCGGCCAGGAAATCATTTATCTCCTGAAAGAACGGAATCTGCTCGTCGTGGGACCGGTCGGGTTTCATTCCGAAAAGGTGCCGTGTTTTCCCCGAAAATGCAACAAGCATCCGGGTGACGGCACGCAAATCAACCCGCTTACCGGCCAAAACTACTGTATTTAATTTCTGTATTTTTTAGTATATTCGGTCCATCAATCGTAACTGGTAACGGGTCTGGTCCCCTTCCCCCACTCACAGACCACCCAACACACCGGTATCTGGAAGGATTTACATGAGCGCTGCAGCTTACACGGAAGACAGCATAAAATCGCTGGATTGGCGGGAGCATATCCGCCTTCGTCCCGGCATGTACATTGGCAAACTCGGCGATGGGTCGGCCCCCGATGATGGCATTTACGTCCTGTTTAAAGAAATCATGGACAATGCCATCGATGAACACGTCATGGGTTTCGGAAAAACCATCGAAGTGAAGGTAACCGATACCTCAGTCAGAATCCGGGACTTTGGCCGGGGCATTCCGCTGGGAAAGGTCATCGACTGCGTCAGCCGGATTAACACGGGCGGTAAGTACGATTCACAGGCGTTTAAAAAATCGGTCGGTCTGAATGGTGTGGGAACCAAGGCAGTGAATGCACTCAGCTCGGCGTTTCTTGTTCAGTCGGTCCGCGACGGACGGACGAAAGTGGCCGAGTTCGATCAGGGAGTCATCCGCAAAGATCACCGTGAAGCGGCATCGGATGAGCGGAACGGAACCCTCGTCCACTTCACCCCGGATGGCACCATATTTAAAAACTTCCTTTTCCGCGCCGAATTTCTCGAGGAAATGCTCTGGAATTATGCGTTCCTGAACGCCGGACTGACCATTCTGTTTAACGGACAGAAAATTGTCTCGCAGAATGGGTTGCTCGATCTGCTGGGCCGGAAAGTGAACCAGGAAACCATCCGCTACCCGATTATTCACCTGCGGGGCGAAGACATTGAAGTGGCCATGACGCATGGCAATCAGTATGGCGAGGAGTATTACTCTTTCGTCAACGGTCAGTTTACCACCCAGGGAGGAACCCATCTGGCCGCCTTCCGGGAAGCAGTGGTTAAAACCATCCGCGAATTTTATAAGAAGGAATTTGATCCCTCCGACATCCGTGCCTCCATTTCGGCTGCCATCAGCATCCGGGTTCAGGAACCCGTGTTCGAATCTCAGACCAAAACCAAACTCGGCTCCTCCAATCTGTATCCCGACGGTCCGACCATCCGGGGTTACATCACCGATTTCCTCAAAAAAGCACTCGACGATTACCTGCACCGGCATTCAGATGTTGCCCAGGCGCTGCTCGACCGCATTGTTCAATCCGAAAAGGAACGGAAGGAAATTGCCGGGATCAAAAAACTGGCCAATGAACGGGCAAAAAAGGCCAACCTGCATAATAAAAATCTGCGCGATTGCCGGTTCCACCTGAACGAAGGCAAGGACGAGCGGAAATACAATTCCACCATTTTCATCACCGAGGGAGATTCGGCCAGCGGATCCATCACCAAATCGCGGAACGTGGAAACACAAGCCGTTTTCAGTCTGCGCGGTAAACCGATGAACTGTTTCGGCATGACGAAAAAATATGTCTATGAAAATGAAGAACTGAACCTGTTGCAGCATGCGCTGAATATCGAGGATGGCATTGAATATCTGCGGTACAATCAGGTCGTTCTGGCCACCGATGCCGATGAGGATGGCAAGCACATCCGCATGATCCTGCTGACGTTTTTCCTTCAGTTCTTTCCCGATCTGGTTCGGAACGGACATCTGTACATTCTCGAAACGCCTCTTTTCCGCGTCCGGACGAAAAAGGAGACCCGCTACTGTTACAATGAAGAAGAAAAGCAGAAGGCGATGGCGGCGCTGGGAAAAGGTGTGGAAATCACACGGTTTAAAGGATTGGGAGAAATTTCACCCGATGAATTTGCCGGATTTATTGGTGAAAACATCCGCCTGCAGCCGGTGGTTCTTTCGAAGGAAACCACCATTAAAAATCTTCTCGAATTTTACATGGGAACCAACACGCCCGAGAGGCGCAATTACATCATTGACAATCTTCGCGTAGAAAAGGATCTGGCTGAACATGAGCTCGTCTGAGTCGAATGGAACCACACCCGGTTTGCATGAACCGGGTCATGTGAACAGTGTACGTGGCATGTTCGATAGCTGGTGGCTCGATTACGCCAGTTATGTGATCCTGGACCGCGCAGTCCCTGCCATCACCGATGGACTGAAACCGGTTCAGCGGCGGATTCTGCATGCCATGCGTGAAATGGAAGATGGCCGCTATCATAAAGTCGCCAACATCATCGGCCAGACCATGATGTTTCACCCCCACGGCGATCAGTCCATCACAGCTGCTCTGGTTAATCTGGGGCAGAAGGATTTACTGATCGATACACAGGGAAACTGGGGCGATCCGCGAACCGGCGATTCGGCGGCTGCTGCCCGTTACATCGAGGCACGTCTTTCCAAATTTGCACTGGAAGTCCTGTTCCACGAAAAAACCACCGACTGGCAACTCAGCTATGATGGCCGCCGGCGTGAACCGGTTGCGTTTCCTGTTAAATTTCCGCTGCTGCTGGCTCAGGGTGTTGAAGGAATTGCAGTTGGTCTTTCCACCAAAATTCTGCCGCACAATTTCTGCGAACTGATCAATGCCAGCATTCACATTCTCGAAGGCAAGGAACCGGTTATTTTCCCCGACTTCCAGACGGGTGGAATGATTGACGTGTCGGCCTACAACGATGGAAAGAAGGGTGGCAAGGTCAGAATCCGCGCAAAAATTGAGGAGCAGGATAAGAAAACGCTGGTGATCCGTGAAATTCCTTACGGGGTCACCACCACCAGCCTGATTGAATCCATTCTGAAGGCGAATGACAAAGGCAAAATCAAAATCAAACGGGTGATTGATAACACCGCCAAAGACATTGAAATTGTGGTGGAACTGGCCCCCGGTGTCTCGCCCGATGTGACCGTGGATGCGTTGTACGCGTTTACCGATTGCGAAATTTCAGAATCACCCAACGCCTGTGTCATCATCGAAGAAAAACCGGTTTTCCTCGGTGTGACCGATATTCTGCATTACAACACCGAACACACCGTTCAACTGCTTAAAGCCGAGCTGGAAGAAAAACGAAATGCCCTCATGGAACAATGGCATTTTTCCTCGCTCGAAAAAATCTTTATCGAGAACCGCATTTACCGCGATATTGAAGAATGCGAAACATGGGAATCGGTACTCGATACCATCGATAAAGGCCTCGATCCGTTCAAGAAAAAACTGAAACGCGAGGTGACCCGTGACGATATCACCCGCCTGACAGAAATCAAGATCAAACGGATTTCCAAATATGATTCCTTTAAGGCAGACGAGGAATTGAAACAACTCGATGCCGATATAAAACAGGTGAATCACCACCTGGCTCATCTGGTCGAATACACCATCGACTATTTCAAAGGAATTCTGAAAAAATACGGAACCGGCCGCGAACGGAAAACGGAAATCCGTACGTTCGACACCATTGCAGCCCGGTCGGTGGTCATTGCCAATCAGAAATTGTACGTCAACCGGGCCGATGGATTTATCGGTTACGGACTGAAAAAGGATGAGTACATCTGCGACTGTTCCGATATTGATGACATCATCGTTTTTCTGAAAAGCGGCAGCATGATGGTGACCCGGATTGAAGAGAAAAAATTCATCGGCAAGGACATCATTCATGTGGATGTCTGGAAAAAGAACGATGAACGCCGCATTTACAATGTGGTGTATGCAGACGGTCCGACTGGAATTTCCTATGCCAAACGGTTTGCCGTCACTGCCATTACCCGCGACAAGGACTACGACCTGACCAAAGGCGGAAAGGGTTCGCGGATCTTATATCTGACCAGCAACCCCAATGGCGAATCTGAAGTGGTCACCATTAATCTGTCGCCCAATTGCAATGCAAAGATTAAAACCTTCGATTTCGATTTCGGTGAACTGGCCATCAAAGGCCGTCAGTCCATGGGAAATATTCTCACCCGCTGGCCGGTAAAAAAACTCACCCGCAAATCGGTCGGACCGAGCAGTTTCGGCGCACGTAAAATTTTCTATGATGCAGTGGTCGGCAGGCTGAACGTCGAAGGGCGTGGACAGTATGTCGGGGCATTCAATACCAACGACACCATCCTGGTGATTTACAAGGATGGCAGTTATGAACAGACCAGTCATGAACTGACAAACCGGTATGAACCCGATCAGGTGCTTTTAATCAGGAAATATCACCCGGAACTGGTAATTAACGCCGTGTATTTCGAAGGTGAACAGGAAAATTACTTCGTTAAACGGTTTATCATCGAAACACAAACGCTTGATAAACGATTCGGATTCATCGGCGACCATAAGAAGTCGAAACTCATCACCGTTTCGCTGGTTCAGGAACCGGTCATTGAAGTGGAATATGCCAAAGGCAAAACCAAAGAAACGGTCACCGAGACAGTAAATCTTTCCGAATTCATGGATCTGAAAGGCTGGAAGGCATTGGGTAACCGTCTGACCACTTTCCCGGTTAAATCGGTGAAATTACTCACAGCCATGGATGACGTTCATGAACTCGATGAGCCGGTTACCACCACCCCCGAATCAGGAGAAGAATCGGACGAACCGGAAGCCGATCCGCAAATTGGTTTATTCGGAAAATAAGAGAGTGGTGATTGGGGATTGGGGATTGGAAAAACCCGGACCCCGAGTGCCGAATCCGGTGGCTGAGGCGCTCGAAGCCACAAGGATGAGGTTCTGAAAGTCCGGCTCTGACGGATATCGAGATGGTCGGGTTTTTCCGGTGACGGGTCACGCGTGACGAGTGACGAGAAAATACCAGTGACTGGTTATTAGAAAAACCAAAGCCGTCAAAAGGTTCTCCCTCTCCGGCAGAGAGGGAGAAATCCGGAATTCCGCTCCCTGCATTTTAAACATTAAATCTGAAATGCATCACGTCACCATCCTGAACCACGTAGTCTTTTCCTTCCACGCGGAGCAAGCCAGCTTCCTTCACGGCCTGTTCCGATCCGAGGCGGGTAAGATCCTCATATTTCATCACCTCGGCCCGGATAAATCCTTTTTCAAAATCGGTGTGAATCACACCGGCTGCCTGAGGGGCCTTGTCTCCTTTATGAATCGTCCACGCACGGACTTCCTTCACGCCCGCAGTGAAATAGGTCATGAGACCCAGCATATCGAATCCGATGGTGATGATCTGATCGAGGCCAGAGCGGGATAACCCGAGACCTGCCAGGAAATCATGACGTTCTGCAATCGGTAATTCAGCAATCTCGGCTTCGATGGCTGCAGAAATAATCACCAACCGTGCACCCTCTTCATCTGCAATGGCCTGAACTTCCTTCACATAGTGATTGCCGGTCAGGATGTCCTTTTCGGCCACGTTGGCCACGTAAAGCACACGCTTATCCGTCAGGAAAAAGCAGTCTGAAAAAACTTCCTTCTGCTCGGGTGTGGCCGGGAACGTCCGGACGGGTTTTCCCTGAGTCAGATGCT of Bacteroidota bacterium contains these proteins:
- the lon gene encoding endopeptidase La, with protein sequence MEDQHNPSSRSLPILPLRNTVIFPGVIIPITIGRSKSQRLIEDILKKDKTLGVVAQKDAKIEEPDTNDLYRVGTVVHVMKLLKLPDGSQSVVIQGHDRFQIQNYTDTEPFFRADVNLLEEEMVPVAEADALILTLKNLANQLVDLNPNIPNEVKIAIENIDSLKPLLYFIASNLPATQNLKQELLETGKVRDLAEKIMVQIQLELSTLELSSEIHQKVKTDMEKTQREFYLRQQLKAIQQELGEGDNADADIDELKRRAREKKWPAEIQEVFDHEIRKLARQNPAAADYGVTRNYIDWLLDLPWDDYTADVLDLKKAEKILNDDHYDLEKVKKRILEYLAVLKLKKDMKGPILCFYGPPGVGKTSLGQSIARALGRHFVRISLGGVRDEAEIRGHRRTYVGALPGRIIQGMKKAKSSNPVFMLDEVDKLGMDFRGDPSSALLEVLDPEQNHSFSDHYLEVPYDLSKVIFIATANSLDTIPGPLRDRMEIIELSSYTEPDKLQIARQYLIPRQVKEHGLKEGDVTIGDDTLRKLIESYTREAGVRSLERQIGAVCRHVAKDKATGKRSKKDIRPDHLESILGPEKFFSDVAEQTTMPGVATGMAWTPVGGDILFIEANVMAGSGKLTLTGQLGDVMKESVQAAMTFVKAHAADLNLNPRFFTELDLHIHVPAGAIPKDGPSAGVAMLSAITSIFTQRKIRSGLSMTGEITLRGLVLPVGGIKEKVLAAKRAGITEIILPERNRKDVKDLSKEALSGLKIHFVKKMMDVLDLALEKKPVRNPESLLRSVPAESTHS
- a CDS encoding NAD(P)-binding domain-containing protein, coding for MNIAIFGTGTVGQTFATRLKSLGHSVMIGTRSVSETLARQEKDGYGNPPFSVWIQSNKEVKVGTFAEAAAFGELIINATLGAVSVQALQSAGPAIEGKVIMDVSNPLDFSKGMPPSLVPALSNTWSLGEELQKTFPKSHVVKTLNTMWCGLMVNPAMIGGGNHTNFICGNSAEAKETVKKLLAEFGWSSASILDLGDISSSRGTEAILPVWLRIWMATQNGAFNLKVVS
- a CDS encoding helix-turn-helix domain-containing protein; the protein is MAGKRVDLRAVTRMLVAFSGKTRHLFGMKPDRSHDEQIPFFQEINDFLAAIPSPYRTADPLVYCLRVRPDDTGMNNYMAPFRKGFYFMGLVTNAGSTRITYDSTDVTRLDSFLVFQAPGHIYSFYRDSSAEGFLIYFKRELFSFYKPDLDEEFPFFDIRHTNFFRISQARYQELRPWFELVFSQTDHPSTQTQMKTALAILLSLVQLKEAVKAMSDWEQGFSTPQRLLLQKYIRLVDHYYLEKRTVEEYASLLAVTPNHLSQAVKDASGKRALSVIAERVLKEAQSLIRFTPYDMAEIAWRLNFSDPAHFGKFFKKHTGLTPLEYRSQFKK
- a CDS encoding type IIA DNA topoisomerase subunit B — translated: MSAAAYTEDSIKSLDWREHIRLRPGMYIGKLGDGSAPDDGIYVLFKEIMDNAIDEHVMGFGKTIEVKVTDTSVRIRDFGRGIPLGKVIDCVSRINTGGKYDSQAFKKSVGLNGVGTKAVNALSSAFLVQSVRDGRTKVAEFDQGVIRKDHREAASDERNGTLVHFTPDGTIFKNFLFRAEFLEEMLWNYAFLNAGLTILFNGQKIVSQNGLLDLLGRKVNQETIRYPIIHLRGEDIEVAMTHGNQYGEEYYSFVNGQFTTQGGTHLAAFREAVVKTIREFYKKEFDPSDIRASISAAISIRVQEPVFESQTKTKLGSSNLYPDGPTIRGYITDFLKKALDDYLHRHSDVAQALLDRIVQSEKERKEIAGIKKLANERAKKANLHNKNLRDCRFHLNEGKDERKYNSTIFITEGDSASGSITKSRNVETQAVFSLRGKPMNCFGMTKKYVYENEELNLLQHALNIEDGIEYLRYNQVVLATDADEDGKHIRMILLTFFLQFFPDLVRNGHLYILETPLFRVRTKKETRYCYNEEEKQKAMAALGKGVEITRFKGLGEISPDEFAGFIGENIRLQPVVLSKETTIKNLLEFYMGTNTPERRNYIIDNLRVEKDLAEHELV
- a CDS encoding DNA gyrase/topoisomerase IV subunit A; this encodes MSSSESNGTTPGLHEPGHVNSVRGMFDSWWLDYASYVILDRAVPAITDGLKPVQRRILHAMREMEDGRYHKVANIIGQTMMFHPHGDQSITAALVNLGQKDLLIDTQGNWGDPRTGDSAAAARYIEARLSKFALEVLFHEKTTDWQLSYDGRRREPVAFPVKFPLLLAQGVEGIAVGLSTKILPHNFCELINASIHILEGKEPVIFPDFQTGGMIDVSAYNDGKKGGKVRIRAKIEEQDKKTLVIREIPYGVTTTSLIESILKANDKGKIKIKRVIDNTAKDIEIVVELAPGVSPDVTVDALYAFTDCEISESPNACVIIEEKPVFLGVTDILHYNTEHTVQLLKAELEEKRNALMEQWHFSSLEKIFIENRIYRDIEECETWESVLDTIDKGLDPFKKKLKREVTRDDITRLTEIKIKRISKYDSFKADEELKQLDADIKQVNHHLAHLVEYTIDYFKGILKKYGTGRERKTEIRTFDTIAARSVVIANQKLYVNRADGFIGYGLKKDEYICDCSDIDDIIVFLKSGSMMVTRIEEKKFIGKDIIHVDVWKKNDERRIYNVVYADGPTGISYAKRFAVTAITRDKDYDLTKGGKGSRILYLTSNPNGESEVVTINLSPNCNAKIKTFDFDFGELAIKGRQSMGNILTRWPVKKLTRKSVGPSSFGARKIFYDAVVGRLNVEGRGQYVGAFNTNDTILVIYKDGSYEQTSHELTNRYEPDQVLLIRKYHPELVINAVYFEGEQENYFVKRFIIETQTLDKRFGFIGDHKKSKLITVSLVQEPVIEVEYAKGKTKETVTETVNLSEFMDLKGWKALGNRLTTFPVKSVKLLTAMDDVHELDEPVTTTPESGEESDEPEADPQIGLFGK
- the ychF gene encoding redox-regulated ATPase YchF, giving the protein MALKIGIVGLPNVGKSTLFNAITAAGAQAANFPFCTIEPNTGVVDVPDDRLWRLKEITGTHTVIPAAVEFVDIAGLVKGASKGEGLGNQFLSNIRECDAILHVVRCFDDENVVHVDGSVNPKRDIEVIELELIFKDMETLEKKIQRVSKGMKSGDKKAKEDTDLLMALNEHLTQGKPVRTFPATPEQKEVFSDCFFLTDKRVLYVANVAEKDILTGNHYVKEVQAIADEEGARLVIISAAIEAEIAELPIAERHDFLAGLGLSRSGLDQIITIGFDMLGLMTYFTAGVKEVRAWTIHKGDKAPQAAGVIHTDFEKGFIRAEVMKYEDLTRLGSEQAVKEAGLLRVEGKDYVVQDGDVMHFRFNV